AATATAGAACTTACTAATATTAAAAATATTTCCATCCAATTCCCCTCCTAACTAGCTTTTTTATCAGCGATTTTATTAATAGTTGCAAGAAGTAAACCTAACGCTAAAAATGCACCTGGAGGTAATATCATTATAAGTGCTGGCTTATATGCACTACCTAGCACTAAATGACCAAATATAGTTCCGTTTCCAAACAGTTCTCTAACAAGACCAAGTAAAGTTAAAGAAGCTGTGAATCCAAGTCCCATTCCAATTCCATCTACTATAGATGCTACTGGTCCATTTTTAGATGCAAAACTTTCCGCTCTCGCTAATATTAAGCAGTTAACAACTATAAGAGGAATAAATAATCCAAGTTTTTTGTCAAGTGCTGGAACATAAGCTTTTAAAACCATTCCTACTAATGTAACGAATGTAGCTATTACTACTATGAATGCAGGTATTCTTATCTTAGAAGGTATAAGCTTTCTAAGAAGAGATATAACTAAGTTTGCACATATAAGAACCGCAGTTGTTGCAAGACCCATACCTAATCCATTTTCAGCAGAAGTTGTAACTCCAAGAGTTGGACACATACCTAAAACTTGTACAAATACCGGGTTTTCATTTATAATACCATTTTTAAATAATTTACCTAATTTCATAATTTCACCTCCAACCTATTTTAAAACTTCATTATATACTCTTATCGCTTCATTAACACCAGCAGTTACTGCTTTTGAAGTTATAGTTGCTCCAGCTATTGCAACAATTTCATTTTCCTTTGGTCCTGGATTTTTAATAACTTCAATGTTTTTATCTATGCCTTTTCCATTGTATTGGCTCTTAAATGGTTCATCAGCAGCCTTTGCTCCTAGTCCTGGAGTTTCTGCATGATTTCCTATAGAAATACCGTGAATAGTTCCATCTGTACCTATTCCTACCATAACTTCAACCTCTCCTGCATATCCTTTAGGAGCAGTTTTTATAGTATATCCTACTAAATCAGATCCATCTAATCCTTGATATATTTCTTTAACCATAGCTGATTCTACTTCTTTTTCAACAGGTTTAAATTCTTTAGCTTCTGCTAAAACTGCTGTACGCGCCTCAACATTAGCCTTTTCATTTTGTTCTTGTATTGCAGGTAATGTAACATCGTTAGTAAATCCTAAAACAACAGCTGATATAGATGTTATTATTAAAAGTATTACTCCCAGTTTTAATATTTCTTTCATTACTTAGCCACCTCCCCAAATACTTTAGGGTTTACATACTTATCTATAAGTGGTGCTGCTACGTTCATTAATAATATTGAGTAAGAAACCCCTTCTGGATATCCTCCCCATAATCTTATTATAGTAG
The window above is part of the Tepidibacter aestuarii genome. Proteins encoded here:
- the rsxE gene encoding electron transport complex subunit RsxE, whose translation is MKLGKLFKNGIINENPVFVQVLGMCPTLGVTTSAENGLGMGLATTAVLICANLVISLLRKLIPSKIRIPAFIVVIATFVTLVGMVLKAYVPALDKKLGLFIPLIVVNCLILARAESFASKNGPVASIVDGIGMGLGFTASLTLLGLVRELFGNGTIFGHLVLGSAYKPALIMILPPGAFLALGLLLATINKIADKKAS
- a CDS encoding RnfABCDGE type electron transport complex subunit G, with translation MKEILKLGVILLIITSISAVVLGFTNDVTLPAIQEQNEKANVEARTAVLAEAKEFKPVEKEVESAMVKEIYQGLDGSDLVGYTIKTAPKGYAGEVEVMVGIGTDGTIHGISIGNHAETPGLGAKAADEPFKSQYNGKGIDKNIEVIKNPGPKENEIVAIAGATITSKAVTAGVNEAIRVYNEVLK